From the genome of Maniola jurtina chromosome 26, ilManJurt1.1, whole genome shotgun sequence:
TCAGCGTTATTTCCAGTTTAATTTTGGCTGGTAAAGCATCACTCATGAATGTATCATGTCGTTGAATAGAGCTCGATATCATTGACAGCAATTCGTCAAAATTCTGTGGTGACATCCTCATAGCCAGTTTGTACTCCGCAGGATCTTCAAATCGCAATTGCTTCAGCAACAAAGCAGAGCCACCAGTTTCGTTTCTATCGTCAATCCATTTTCTTACCCATTGTCGTTTATTTTTAGTTGTCTCATTTTCTACCATTTCTATTAACTCATTCAACAGCAAAATTGATTTtttcaacaaataattaaatcgTCGTTTCAGTTGTTTTCGCGAATTCATTTTTCCCACTGACTTCACACACGTGTGCTCACTAGACGTGACGTGACTAGATACATTAACTAGTTACGCGGCATGTAACCGAGTCACTAGTTTCGCTTCAAATTAAAAGTAGTGATTTTTGTAAATGCGTTACTGGGATGGTTGGGTCATGAGTGACCACGCGCACAATAATATGAATACGCGGCATATAACCGAATCACTAGTTTCTCTTTCGAGTAGTAATTTTGTAAATGCGTTACATTTCTTTCGCATCGCGCCTACCGGCCGGTCGAGCGAGATAGCAGATCAGATTTCCGAGTAAGCGAGAGCGGGTGACACGAAAATCCGAAGTAATCCGAACGCGCACATGCCGTGGCatacaacaaaaaacaaaacagcgTAACAGTACTAGTTTAAGTACGTTTAATTTTCATACGTAAGACTATAGACATTagacaaatacaataaaataagtgATCTCTGTTTGTAAATAATTTCAACGGCTTGCGATTCCAGGAAGCGAGCGTCAATTTgttgaaaagtaaaataaaagaacttAGTTTGTTTTAGTTCGTCGTTGGACTTGTATTTTTTTGAGTACTTtcttctaaaaattaataaatgttattttggtgctttttttgtaaatttaatGTAAAGTTTCTTTGATGTTATGTAAATATAGTTaggatattatgtaaatataattagTGTGGAATTGTGGATTGTCTCTAAGtaaactatacctaaataaaaatgtctcgATTGAATTCTAGTGCTTTGTGGgagttttttcaaaaactggATAACGAAAAAAAAGCGAAATGCAACAGTTGTGGTGAAGTTTATAGCTTCAAAACTTCAACTGCGAATTTGAAAACACATCTGAGGCGAAAACACCTCAATGCGTATACAAGCCTTTGTACCGCGCAATCAACGGCAAGGACCCCagaacaaagtcgtgggcagGAACCCGCAGACGATGTGCAACCTCAGCCCTCGTCGTCCAGCTCCGATGCTGCCTCAGCTTCTACGTCCACTGCTGCAAGTACCATACCCATATACCGCGCTGCGCAACAGCTCATTGATAGGTACGGaattagcaaaaaaaaagtaacactGACTAAAAAAAGACAAATTGACAATGACCTTGCCGATTTATTTATAGATAGTTATCACCCTTTCTCTTTAGTAGAGGAACGTGCTTTTAAAAAATTTGCCCGACACATACCTGGATACGACTTACCATCGCGAAAAACTGTCTCTAATATTCTAATTCCTACATTACGAGTATACGACCAAACAGTTTTAcgaaaaaaagaagaaataaaCAATATTGAATTTCTATCTCTAACAACAGACTTATGGACGTCTCGGGTCAATGATGCTTACATTGCTGTTACAGGGCACTATCTAACAAAAGATCTTGTtcttaaaacatttttactaaaatgtgCAGAGTTTAAAGATACGCACAGCAGTACGAATATTCAAGCTGCATTGCTCGAAACGACCAACGAGTGgaatttaacaaataaaataaattttattgttagtgaCAACGCACCCAACGTCAAAAAAGCCATAGCTGATATAGGGTGGAAGCATTATGGTTGCTATGGCCATACGTTGAACTTAATAGTGCAAGATGCCCTGAATTCAGTCCAAGCTTCTTTGGACAAAGTTAAAACTATAGTCCGTCATTTTAAAACAAGTACAGCAGCGctagaaaaattattaaaagcgCAATCACAGGAAAAGCCGGACGTGACACCAAAGCGCTTGATACAGGAAGTACCAACCCGGTGGAACTCTACATTTGCTATGTTACAGCGATTTGTAgaactggaaaatcaaatatgtGCCACTGTTGCAGTTCTTAAAAAAGATTTACCACTTTTAACTCTCGAGGAATGGACAGTATTTCACGAACTGTGCAAGGTTTTAAAACCTTTTGACGAAGCTACGAAAGCTATGAGTGGTGAAGATTATATGACAGCCAGTACCATTATAGTCATGACACGCTGTCTTAAGGAATCCTGTGACCAACTGCTCCTGGAAGGCTTTACtgttacaacaaataatataattacagtACTTCGGACAGGCTTGGATAAAAGATTTGAAGGTGTTGAGAGAAGTGGCACGTTCTCGATATGTACATTATTAGACCCAAGGTACAAAACCAATGTATTCTCAGACACAAGTGAGGCAGCAAAAGCAAAGAAAGTGCTGGAGGAAATACTGGCAACGGATATTAGGCGACGACATGGAGAAAAACAACCACAACAATCGACTTCAACCTCTGCATCCGTCCCAGTAAGGGATAAATTTTCACCATGGACGATTTTAAACAATATTGTTGGGACGCAGCAGCAGCAAGTAGGCACACCTTTGTCGTGTGCCATCAAAGAAGTGGACTCCTATTTAAAAGAGGACATATTACCCACGTTCAATGAAAATGGGAAATTTAACTGTCCATTGCAATGGTGGCAACTTAAACAGCACATTTATCCCAACCTTGCCATTCTTCTACGCAAGTATGGCAACATAATGGCAACGTCAGTTCCGTGCGAGAGGATATTTAGTAAGACAGGTCTCACGATTAATAACCGCCGCACACAATTGAAGACATACAAAGTTGCCCAATTAACTTATTTAAATGTTAATCTAGATCCAAAAAGATTTTTGATAGAGTCATAAACTCgtttatacataaataataaacagaataataaaactactaaatgtgtagaaaaaatgtaaatgtgtactgtacttgtaatattataaaacttaaaaactgtGTGTAAATagccaaacaaacaaacaaagtgTATAAATAAAAGTGCCAAAACAGACAGTGAAAACGTtgaaaaagtgtaaataaactgtaaatatatcaaaattgtaaataaattgtaaatataaatgatcATTGTATATACAATCAAATCAACTTCTAAATACGCCtgcattaataattttataaaatcatagTTTCCTACAAGTTTCCTATTAAACACTAATCAACCATAAATACATTTAATGCAGTCAGTCCTAAGCCTGAATAAAGTATGAAGGGAAGTTAATTTATTGATATAACTGTAcctataactacaaacaaaGATAGTGATTTAAGCTATTTTCGTTTCGTGTGTAACGGTATAGTTGGTGGAGGTTAATGTAAACAATCACagaagctgaaaaaaaattacaaaactagTTACAAAAATCACTAGTTTCGAAACAGGTGACGCCGACCAAGTCACTGATTTCGTTACGTTTCTTAAAAATGACGTAACGACCCACGTCTAGTGCTCACCGTGAGAAACGCACCACTACTACTTTACTTCATGTAAACAGTTAAAGTCAGTCGCGGCGCCGACATTGGCGCTGCGACTGACTTTTCTACTGACCCTGTGTAAATCAGCtataaagcttgtgctaggagtgggtacgacaatagtgcaacgggtggggtttgaaccgctgacctttcggaattcagtccgctcctcaaccgttgagctattaaggcTTAAATCATCATTTTTTACCGGCCGCACGCCAGCACTTTCCAAGACTGTAATGGGaattgctggacagtttcatACTGATGACGAAATTCTTTGAGTGTACCTAGTTAGGttgttttaagtaggtacatggttTTGTGAATATTCTGACTTATTACATTAAATCAAACACAACATTAGGTAAATCAAAACAAGCAGATCATAGACTACGTCTAGAATCCCATTTTAAAGACAGTGACAGAAACCGGACTTTGAACTTTTGCCATAatagatatagttttttttttctttaaatctggctttactctgattagccaatgtcaagtttgtaattattttcaagttattgaatctatacaagtatggactctgtctgcgccggcgcccaccgacatacgcgcggcacccctttagagcgcttttctaacacaaaaaccatccactcttaacaaaaaaaacacttcaaacaagcccagcacgcgcgccagcaaacgccatcacagacgaagtcccaataCGTATAATTAATTCGTTAACAGACAGAAAAGTTTCAACACACACAAAATAAGGCCTCAtacgcacgagagcttttttaacttccgttaaaaaagcgtttcaaatagaacaaatgcattcccaagtatctgttcgcatgtcaacgcttttttaacgcgcactttgcatgttcagcgcaacgccgggttttaacgcaacgcttttttaacgctcgtgcgaattacaGCTAAAGGAACCCAAAAATCTTCCACTCTGGATAGTGCTCGACCATACCAACGAAGACCAGACGATTTTCATTACAAACCAGCGCCCAACTACCAGCCAAAGGTACAAACACTTAcctattacttttattttacatgactgattttttttttaataattaatttttttttaacatttttattttatgttcttcatatatattttttttattaatttctatttaactttatatattctgtttcaaatcttttatttattaactttcttgaactttttttatttatttttttcgaaCAAGATCATCACGTTCAAATTGGTGTGTTTTCAGTACCATACAG
Proteins encoded in this window:
- the LOC123878455 gene encoding zinc finger BED domain-containing protein 4-like, coding for MRIQAFVPRNQRQGPQNKVVGRNPQTMCNLSPRRPAPMLPQLLRPLLQVPYPYTALRNSSLIEFKDTHSSTNIQAALLETTNEWNLTNKINFIVSDNAPNVKKAIADIGWKHYGCYGHTLNLIVQDALNSVQASLDKVKTIVRHFKTSTAALEKLLKAQSQEKPDVTPKRLIQEVPTRWNSTFAMLQRFVELENQICATVAVLKKDLPLLTLEEWTVFHELCKVLKPFDEATKAMSGEDYMTASTIIVMTRCLKESCDQLLLEGFTVTTNNIITVLRTGLDKRFEGVERSGTFSICTLLDPRYKTNVFSDTSEAAKAKKVLEEILATDIRRRHGEKQPQQSTSTSASVPVRDKFSPWTILNNIVGTQQQQVGTPLSCAIKEVDSYLKEDILPTFNENGKFNCPLQWWQLKQHIYPNLAILLRKYGNIMATSVPCERIFSKTGLTINNRRTQLKTYKVAQLTYLNVNLDPKRFLIES